One part of the Ailuropoda melanoleuca isolate Jingjing chromosome 6, ASM200744v2, whole genome shotgun sequence genome encodes these proteins:
- the ZNF248 gene encoding zinc finger protein 248 isoform X1 codes for MNRSQEQVSFKDVCVDFTQEEWYLLDPAQKILYRDVILENYSHFVSVGYCITKPEVVFKIEQGEEPWILEAGFPSHCNQEDWKVDDLIDRSQDNEDEHFWQLAFTTNKTLNIDSGDRVTKAFNLGTDSVPSRNFPYKICDSCEMSLKNISGLIISRKSYSGKKPDEFNVYEKLLLDIKHEKTPGGKSYKYNQKRNVLNHSHDLSQPIFDQPSEYNENGQAFCEEAAFFTNKKIQIGETLCKYNACGRTFIHSLELSLSQRTHLEMEPYECNICGKSFYTDLRLGHQRTLTGETPYEYDAYGQTFCDNSTFIIHQGTYARKIPHEYKVGPKMWEKSTVFKHQIVHMGKKPYEHNENGSNFTKKSHLTQLRRGHSGEKTFECGECGKTFWEKSNLTQHQRTHTGEKPYECTECGKSFCQKPHLTNHQRTHTGEKPYECKQCGKTFCVKSNLTEHQRTHTGEKPYECNTCGKSFCHRSALTVHQRTHTGEKPFMCNECGKSFCVKSNLIVHQRTHTGEKPYKCNECGKTFCEKSALTKHQRTHTGEKPYECDGCGKTFSQRSVLTKHQRIHTRVKALSTS; via the exons GAACAAGTGTCATTCAAAGATGTATGTGTGGACTTCACTCAGGAAGAGTGGTATCTGCTGGATCCTGCTCAGAAGATACTATACAGAGATGTGATTCTAGAAAATTACAGCCATTTTGTCTCAGTAG GATATTGCATTACTAAGCCAGAAGTGGTCTTCAAGATAGAACAAGGAGAAGAGCCCTGGATATTAGAGGCAGGATTCCCAAGCCACTGCAACCAAG aaGACTGGAAAGTTGATGACCTGATAGACCGCAGCCAGGACAATGAAGATGAACATTTTTGGCAACTTGCTTTCACCAccaacaaaacattaaatatagaTAGTGGTGATAGAGTAACAAAAGCTTTCAATCTGGGCACAGATTCTGTTCCTTCAAGAAATTTTCCATATAAGATATGTGACTCGTGTGAAAtgagtttgaaaaatatttcaggcttAATTATTAGTAGAAAGAGCTATTCTGGAAAGAAGCCTGATGAGTTTAATGTATATGAGAAATTGCTCCTTGATATTAAGCATGAAAAAACTCCTGGAGGGAAATCTTACAAATATAATCAGAAAAGGAATGTGCTTAATCATAGCCATGATCTCAGTCAGCCAATTTTTGACCAGCCTTCTGAGTATAATGAAAATGGACAAGCCTTCTGTGAGGAAGCGGCCTTTTtcacaaacaagaaaatacagatagGAGAGACGCTCTGTAAATATAATGCATGTGGAAGAACCTTCATCCACAGTTTAGAACTCAGTTTATCTCAGAGAACTCATCTGGAGATGGAGCCATATGAATGTAATATTTGTGGGAAGTCCTTCTATACAGATTTAAGATTGGGACATCAGAGAACTCTTACAGGAGAGACTCCTTATGAATACGACGCATATGGGCAAACCTTCTGTGATAACTCAACTTTCATTATCCATCAGGGAACCTATGCAAGAAAGATTCCCCACGAATACAAAGTGGGTCCTAAAATGTGGGAAAAGTCAACCGTCTTTAAACATCAGATAGTACACATGGGCAAAAAACCTTATGAGCACAATGAAAATGGAAGTAACTTCACCAAGAAGTCACATCTCACCCAACTTCGAAGAGGTCACTCAGGAGAAAAAACCTTTGAATGTGGTGAATGTGGGAAAACATTCTGGGAGAAGTCAAACCTCACTCAACATCAAAgaacacacacaggagagaaaccctatgaatgtaccGAATGTGGGAAATCCTTTTGTCAGAAACCACACCTTACGAACCATCAGCGAACACATACGGGagaaaaaccctatgaatgtaagcaATGTGGAAAAACATTCTGTGTAAAGTCAAACCTCACAGAACATCAGAGAAcacacacaggggagaaaccATACGAATGTAATACATGTGGGAAATCCTTCTGCCACAGGTCAGCCCTAACTGTCCATCagagaacacacacaggagagaaaccctttatgtgtaatgaatgtgggaagtcCTTCTGTGTGAAGTCAAACCTCATTGTACATCAACGAACTCACACAGGggagaaaccctataaatgtaaCGAGTGTGGGAAAACCTTCTGTGAAAAATCAGCTCTCACTaaacatcagagaactcacacaggggagaagccctatGAGTGTGATGGATGTGGGAAGACCTTCAGTCAGAGGTCGGTACTCACaaaacatcagagaattcacacaaGGGTGAAAGCTCTTTCAACATCCTGA
- the ZNF248 gene encoding zinc finger protein 248 isoform X2, with protein MNRSQEQVSFKDVCVDFTQEEWYLLDPAQKILYRDVILENYSHFVSVGYCITKPEVVFKIEQGEEPWILEAGFPSHCNQDWKVDDLIDRSQDNEDEHFWQLAFTTNKTLNIDSGDRVTKAFNLGTDSVPSRNFPYKICDSCEMSLKNISGLIISRKSYSGKKPDEFNVYEKLLLDIKHEKTPGGKSYKYNQKRNVLNHSHDLSQPIFDQPSEYNENGQAFCEEAAFFTNKKIQIGETLCKYNACGRTFIHSLELSLSQRTHLEMEPYECNICGKSFYTDLRLGHQRTLTGETPYEYDAYGQTFCDNSTFIIHQGTYARKIPHEYKVGPKMWEKSTVFKHQIVHMGKKPYEHNENGSNFTKKSHLTQLRRGHSGEKTFECGECGKTFWEKSNLTQHQRTHTGEKPYECTECGKSFCQKPHLTNHQRTHTGEKPYECKQCGKTFCVKSNLTEHQRTHTGEKPYECNTCGKSFCHRSALTVHQRTHTGEKPFMCNECGKSFCVKSNLIVHQRTHTGEKPYKCNECGKTFCEKSALTKHQRTHTGEKPYECDGCGKTFSQRSVLTKHQRIHTRVKALSTS; from the exons GAACAAGTGTCATTCAAAGATGTATGTGTGGACTTCACTCAGGAAGAGTGGTATCTGCTGGATCCTGCTCAGAAGATACTATACAGAGATGTGATTCTAGAAAATTACAGCCATTTTGTCTCAGTAG GATATTGCATTACTAAGCCAGAAGTGGTCTTCAAGATAGAACAAGGAGAAGAGCCCTGGATATTAGAGGCAGGATTCCCAAGCCACTGCAACCAAG ACTGGAAAGTTGATGACCTGATAGACCGCAGCCAGGACAATGAAGATGAACATTTTTGGCAACTTGCTTTCACCAccaacaaaacattaaatatagaTAGTGGTGATAGAGTAACAAAAGCTTTCAATCTGGGCACAGATTCTGTTCCTTCAAGAAATTTTCCATATAAGATATGTGACTCGTGTGAAAtgagtttgaaaaatatttcaggcttAATTATTAGTAGAAAGAGCTATTCTGGAAAGAAGCCTGATGAGTTTAATGTATATGAGAAATTGCTCCTTGATATTAAGCATGAAAAAACTCCTGGAGGGAAATCTTACAAATATAATCAGAAAAGGAATGTGCTTAATCATAGCCATGATCTCAGTCAGCCAATTTTTGACCAGCCTTCTGAGTATAATGAAAATGGACAAGCCTTCTGTGAGGAAGCGGCCTTTTtcacaaacaagaaaatacagatagGAGAGACGCTCTGTAAATATAATGCATGTGGAAGAACCTTCATCCACAGTTTAGAACTCAGTTTATCTCAGAGAACTCATCTGGAGATGGAGCCATATGAATGTAATATTTGTGGGAAGTCCTTCTATACAGATTTAAGATTGGGACATCAGAGAACTCTTACAGGAGAGACTCCTTATGAATACGACGCATATGGGCAAACCTTCTGTGATAACTCAACTTTCATTATCCATCAGGGAACCTATGCAAGAAAGATTCCCCACGAATACAAAGTGGGTCCTAAAATGTGGGAAAAGTCAACCGTCTTTAAACATCAGATAGTACACATGGGCAAAAAACCTTATGAGCACAATGAAAATGGAAGTAACTTCACCAAGAAGTCACATCTCACCCAACTTCGAAGAGGTCACTCAGGAGAAAAAACCTTTGAATGTGGTGAATGTGGGAAAACATTCTGGGAGAAGTCAAACCTCACTCAACATCAAAgaacacacacaggagagaaaccctatgaatgtaccGAATGTGGGAAATCCTTTTGTCAGAAACCACACCTTACGAACCATCAGCGAACACATACGGGagaaaaaccctatgaatgtaagcaATGTGGAAAAACATTCTGTGTAAAGTCAAACCTCACAGAACATCAGAGAAcacacacaggggagaaaccATACGAATGTAATACATGTGGGAAATCCTTCTGCCACAGGTCAGCCCTAACTGTCCATCagagaacacacacaggagagaaaccctttatgtgtaatgaatgtgggaagtcCTTCTGTGTGAAGTCAAACCTCATTGTACATCAACGAACTCACACAGGggagaaaccctataaatgtaaCGAGTGTGGGAAAACCTTCTGTGAAAAATCAGCTCTCACTaaacatcagagaactcacacaggggagaagccctatGAGTGTGATGGATGTGGGAAGACCTTCAGTCAGAGGTCGGTACTCACaaaacatcagagaattcacacaaGGGTGAAAGCTCTTTCAACATCCTGA